Proteins encoded together in one Coffea arabica cultivar ET-39 chromosome 2c, Coffea Arabica ET-39 HiFi, whole genome shotgun sequence window:
- the LOC113724371 gene encoding uncharacterized protein yields the protein MEDSLNENVQKAKEKKGIFEIGNPFGRSVAGFEGGDVQEIPHPKTKATQNNVSGNKGKRKAHGIESYMTGKSLDRSQLSIKSCMQSKERWHDTDMAIALWFYDACIPMNACNSPYYQQAIGKIASMGSGYQGPSYYALRVNLLKDAKKQVELIVDNLRSKWAETGCRIMGDGWKDNRQRKIVEIVGSSNVVHMVTDNASNYKATGRLLSEKYPTISWSPCAAHCLNLIMKDVGEMTHVKDVITLASRVTVYVHNRKWILSWLRKRPGWREILRPAETRFGTNFIVLKNLHDLKQHLEALVTSSAYKRELKNEKRKDVKQIIVGKFWNNCLIIVRTMGPIMRLLRICDSDEIPSLGYVYEGMWRVVNGIKELFKNKKKFYGPYIDIIDRRWDNMLKKDLHAAAF from the exons ATGGAAGATTCATTGAATGAAAATGTTcaaaaagcaaaagagaaaaaagggatATTTGAAATTGGAAATCCTTTTGGCCGAAGTGTAGCGGGATTTGAAGGTGGTGATGTTCAAGAAATTCCTCATCCAAAAACAAAGGCAACTCAAAATAATGTGAGTGGGaataagggaaaaagaaaggcacATGGCATTGAATCTTATATGACAGGTAAATCTCTTGATCGTTCTCAACTAAGTATCAAGTCTTGTATGCAAAGTAAAGAGAGATGGCATGATACTGACATGGCTATAGCTTTGTGGTTTTATGATGCATGTATTCCAATGAATGCTTGTAATTCTCCCTATTACCAACAAGCAATTGGAAAAATAGCAAGTATGGGTTCTGGTTATCAAGGACCTAGCTATTATGCTTTAAGGGTTAATTTGTTGAAAGATGCAAAGAAGCAAGTTGAATTAATTGTTGACAATTTACGTAGTAAATGGGCTGAAACTGGTTGTAGAATTATGGGTGATGGCTGGAAGGATAATAGGCAAAGAA AAATTGTTGAGATTGTCGGATCTAGTAATGTTGTTCACATGGTCACAGATAATGCAAGTAATTATAAAGCTACTGGTCGATTACTTTCTGAAAAATATCCTACAATTAGTTGGTCTCCTTGTGCAGCACATTGTTTGAATTTAATTATGAAAGATGTTGGAGAAATGACTCATGTGAAAGATGTAATTACTCTTGCTTCAAGAGTCACTGTGTATGTACATAATCGAAAATGGATTCTTAGTTGGTTAAGAAAAAGGCCTGGTTGGAGAGAGATTCTTCGTCCTGCGGAAACACGATTTGGTactaattttattgttttgaagaatCTTCATGATTTGAAACAGCATTTGGAGGCTTTAGTGACTTCTAGTGCATATAAGAGAgagttgaaaaatgaaaaacgtAAAGACGTCAAACAAATTATTGTTGGGAAGTTTTGGAATAATTGTTTGATTATTGTGAGAACTATGGGTCCAATTATGCGCTTGTTGCGCATTTGTGATTCTGATGAAATACCATCATTGGGTTATGTATATGAAGGCATGTGGAGAGTTGTTAATGGCATTAAAGAACTGTTTAAGAACAAGAAAAAGTTCTACGGCCCATACATTGATATAATTGATAGGAGGTGGGATAATATGTTGAAAAAAGATCTTCATGCGGCTGCCTTTTGA